In the Leishmania panamensis strain MHOM/PA/94/PSC-1 chromosome 30 sequence genome, one interval contains:
- a CDS encoding hypothetical protein (TriTrypDB/GeneDB-style sysID: LpmP.30.1450), translating to MPKFSNSGYSLVGQQWQRDAADVAVTETTQVVGSVTRPWHYSLCVTCTEMNSCLECYFCTVCQLSRQFNMFYNNTPELHLPVCAAVTALNVGGVPSVFVLEYIIRADIRRRYGIEGNCVKDCCVSWLCGPCAVQQQFLEMTSLGLCPGMSMCGLTPVVPESPMML from the coding sequence ATGCCCAAGTTTTCAAACTCCGGGTACTCCCTGGTTggccagcagtggcagcgagaTGCGGCCGACGTAGCGGTGACAGAGACGACCCAGGTCGTAGGCAGCGTCACCCGCCCGTGGCATTACAGCCTGTGTGTGACCTGCACCGAGATGAATTCGTGCCTCGAGTGCTACTTCTGTACGGTCTGTCAGCTGAGCCGCCAGTTCAACATGTTCTATAACAACACGCCGGAGCTACACCTTCCTGTCTGCGCCGCAGTGACAGCGCTGAACGTAGGCGGTGTTCCCTCTGTCTTTGTGCTCGAGTATATCATACGTGCAGACATTCGTCGTCGCTACGGCATTGAGGGCAACTGCGTGAAAGATTGCTGCGTGTCGTGGCTGTGCGGGCCgtgcgcggtgcagcagcagttcctGGAGATGACGTCTCTCGGCCTGTGTCCCGGCATGAGCATGTGCGGCCTCACCCCTGTAGTGCCAGAGTCGCCAATGATGCTCTAG
- a CDS encoding RIO-like kinase, putative (TriTrypDB/GeneDB-style sysID: LpmP.30.1420) produces the protein MVKLDVTLLHFMEDEDFRVLTALEMAMRNHDVAPTALVERIAQLPHGGCRKRLNNLLKHKMIHHENTMYDGYAMKYGAYDYLALRTLSKRGTCTGVGHRIGCGKESDIILVRDETGHDCVLKLQRLGRCSFRSVTRNRDYKGNGRTRHGESWFYLSRLASQKEYSFMKLLYDEGFPVPKPIDQNRHALLMELVPGTLLNNITELGDASKVYRRALELMVKLAESGLIHGDFNEFNLMITDEQRVIMIDFPQMISINHPNASELFDRDVQNLANFFQRRFKVDTTWFPMLTKDVVRKGELDKQVYASGYFTRKQQEDLERLMQEGSQLGEKCDSEAASRDRDSDASKDDGDGSASQSFDVNSVDVNEGGVGKLTSIPGGASGGEENEEREEGSDDDVNESRWLDEAMNAARVRRQGEFYPRNVHRNANFLSDGNINEDHVKHQIRRTIRCRENSDFNRHLHRNVQKGRQKQKIQRQLKSSNGEGFFD, from the coding sequence ATGGTGAAGTTGGATGTCACTCTCCTCCACTTTATGGAGGATGAGGACTTCCGCGTGCTCACGGCGCTCGAGATGGCCATGCGCAACCACGACGTCGCCCCCACCGCGCTCGTCGAGCGTATCGCCCAACTGCCCCACGGCGGGTGCCGCAAGCGGCTCAACAACCTCCTCAAGCACAAGATGATCCACCATGAGAACACCATGTACGACGGTTACGCCATGAAGTACGGCGCGTACGACTacctggcgctgcgcacgcttAGCAAGCGAGGCACCTGCACAGGGGTGGGTCACCGTATCGGGTGCGGCAAGGAGTCGGATATTATCTTAGTGCGGGATGAGACTGGGCACGACTGTGTGCTCAAGCTGCAGCGTCTGGGTCGCTGCTCATTTCGCAGCGTGACGCGCAACCGTGACTATAAGGGAAACGGCCGCACCCGTCACGGGGAGAGCTGGTTCTACCTGTCGCGCCTCGCCTCGCAGAAAGAGTACTCGTTTATGAAGCTACTGTATGACGAGGGATTCCCAGTTCCGAAACCGATCGACCAGAACCGTCATGCGCTGCTCATGGAGCTGGTGCCAGGCACCCTGCTGAACAACATCACGGAGCTTGGAGACGCCAGCAAGGTGTATCGCCGCGCTCTGGAGTTGATGGTGAAGCTGGCTGAGTCGGGGCTCATCCACGGCGACTTTAACGAGTTCAACTTGATGATCACTGACGAGCAGCGTGTCATCATGATCGACTTTCCGCAGATGATCTCCATCAACCACCCCAACGCATCCGAGCTCTTCGACCGCGATGTGCAGAACCTCGCCAACTTCTTCCAGCGCCGCTTCAAGGTGGACACCACGTGGTTCCCAATGCTGACGAAGGATGTGGTGCGCAAGGGCGAGCTGGATAAGCAGGTGTACGCGAGCGGGTACTTCACgcgcaagcagcaggaggatCTGGAGCGGCTCATGCAGGAAGGCTCCCAGCTTGGTGAAAAGTGTGACAGCGAGGCAGCATCCCGTGACCGCGACAGTGACGCGAGCAAGGATGATGGTGATGGGAGTGCTTCGCAGAGCTTCGACGTCAACAGCGTGGACGTGAATGAAGGAGGGGTGGGCAAGCTCACGAGCATCCCCGGCGGAGCAAGCGGTGGCGAGGAaaatgaggagagggaggagggcagcgacgacgacgtgaaCGAAAGTAGGTGGCTGGATGAGGCCATGAATGCTGCCCGCGTGCGGCGCCAAGGCGAGTTCTACCCCCGAAATGTGCATCGAAACGCAAACTTTTTATCCGATGGCAACATCAACGAGGACCACGTGAAGCACCAAATTCGCAGGACTATTAGGTGCAGGGAGAACAGTGACTTCAaccgccacctgcaccgcAATGTGCAGAAGGGCAGACAGAAGCAGAAGATTCAGCGTCAACTCAAGAGCTCCAATGGTGAGGGCTTCTTTGACTAG
- a CDS encoding hypothetical protein (TriTrypDB/GeneDB-style sysID: LpmP.30.1460), with protein MYSQGGSAASGASGGHRSNTGTTDPGAPTRIRSIGRSSGAVRDSVAGGPRSSVGRLRTSSPSTTASVGRDRRPLGRGPIPTQVTPLGTQCCSSAAVPRATAGHSTAHDTIQAEMDALADEFYGSAPSQAPRDGATVPRAPAFATSADSPYYRANAEIGLTADTLHSTTSWYEGPADSTGRIFDASDSNLLCMDVLVPPAAAPGAVVRAPASRTFGAAPPSASSPLCVVGSADHGLRVFDLWTMRELKMLYTKTCGHTEWVTACRFLSDRRVISGGMDSKLCLWSDVIRGGPARCVDLLGHTSSISQIEVNERHGRSIAMSASYDRTIRIWELNGAAGGRQVGCLSGHKGPVTQFSWLDTEVLSGDRQGTVKVWDVETAQCHLTASSKRGQIGSLGHLMHPDVGHLVLFGDQGGVLTVVDARGPSSAKPLFQDVLHRGGMLTFIRSPSLTAVSAPLIVTCGADRRIVVRDARRNFSEVCVITDHNEFVYSMEVIGNLLLSGAGNGRLLVHHVETGELLYELRANTAAVREMFASPSMLVTAGDDGKAKVFDFM; from the coding sequence ATGTATTCGCAGGGTGGCAGTGCCGCCTCTGGTGCCTCTGGCGGCCACAGGAGCAATACAGGTACCACAGACCCCGGTGCCCCCACTCGCATCCGCTCTATTGGGCGCTCCTCCGGCGCTGTGCGTGACAGTGTGGCTGGGgggccgcgcagcagcgttggCAGGCTCAGAACATCTTCTCCGTCAACCACTGCTTCTGTTGGTCGCGATAGAAGACCTCTTGGACGAGGGCCCATCCCCACTCAGGTCACACCTCTCGGTACACAATGTTGctcgtcagcagcggtgcctcgTGCCACTGCAGGACACTCTACTGCGCACGACACTATTCAGGCGGAGATGGACGCGCTAGCCGACGAGTTTTACGGCTCAGCGCCTTCCCAGGCGCCTAGGGACGGTGCCACCGTCCCTAGGGCACCGGCgttcgccacctccgccgacAGTCCCTACTACAGAGCCAATGCTGAAATTGGCCTCACAGCTGACACACTGCATTCAACCACGTCTTGGTACGAAGGACCGGCTGATTCGACCGGGCGCATCTTTGATGCAAGTGACAGCAACCTGCTTTGCATGGATGTATTGGTGcctccagcggcggcacctggTGCTGTGGTACGCGCTCCCGCTTCCCGTACGTtcggagcggcgccgccttctgcctcctcgccgctgtgcGTCGTCGGGTCGGCGGACCACGGGCTGAGGGTGTTTGATCTGTGGACGATGCGTGAGCTGAAAATGCTGTACACGAAGACATGCGGGCACACGGAGTGGGTGACGGCGTGCCGCTTCCTCTCGGACCGCCGGGTGATCTCTGGTGGCATGGACAGCAAGTTGTGCTTGTGGAGTGACGTCATCCGCGGTGGGCCGGCAAGGTGCGTGGACCTACTAGGACACACGAGCAGCATTAGTCAAATCGAGGTGAATGAGCGCCACGGCCGGTCTATTGCGATGAGCGCGAGCTACGATAGGACGATACGCATTTGGGAGCTCAATGGGGCGGCAGGTGGGCGGCAGGTGGGCTGCCTCTCCGGCCACAAAGGCCCAGTGACGCAGTTCAGCTGGTTAGACACGGAGGTGCTCTCAGGAGATCGGCAGGGCACTGTAAAAGTGTGGGATGTGGAGACGGCGCAGTGCCACCTGACTGCCTCATCAAAGCGCGGCCAAATCGGCTCCTTGGGTCACCTCATGCACCCCGACGTAGGACACCTCGTCCTTTTCGGCGACCAAGGCGGCGTGCTCACCGTCGTGGATGCGCGCGGGCCGTCCTCAGCAAAGCCGCTCTTTCAGGACGTTCTACATAGAGGTGGGATGCTTACGTTTATTCGAAGCCCCTCTCTGACGGCGGTGTCGGCCCCACTCATTGTAACATGCGGTGCCGACCGGCGCATCGTCGTGCGAGACGCCCGTCGCAACTTTTCGGAGGTGTGCGTCATCACCGACCACAACGAATTTGTTTACTCGATGGAAGTGATCGGCAACCTGCTTCTCTCCGGCGCCGGCAACGGCCGATTGCTCGTGCATCACGTGGAGACGGGAGAGCTGCTATACGAGCTGAGGGCGAACACAGCAGCGGTCCGCGAAATGTTTGCGTCGCCGTCGATGCTCGTTACGGCCGGGGATGATGGCAAAGCAAAGGTGTTTGATTTTATGTAA
- a CDS encoding hypothetical protein (TriTrypDB/GeneDB-style sysID: LpmP.30.1430) — MTPKRRALSACAAVAGNPGDDSAFLSISRTPGHNVTHHPALSSGSSGCRPMQQRQRGLAAPHSTDTSAAAATPNQARQRPSRVARAALLASPLYATSGGVGTATSIRTSDVQPDNGSVSPLPLQSSLLCTPNRDSRSAAAAATVATGTRAPLDTSTCLEEIPLFLNSFESSSESPTRDAVAVGGYSATQTTPYRTYDLQRAVEEMLRNCLDSFTPAKGSDRNEATPYGSRRGAAQWRQAAPFNAYAGLESLFSPSTVGAGRRDGSSIWAPAMPECTPDRLTVLQGAFAESDGEEVLTTPRSDRASCGIPSAGVRRDPMVYFSTAAVAVVDSSESPRGVKHDNEVGVESIGNLSSGRGGCGAAAESMSQHSSSARSGFEYNCHDGSSSGPDVLTMLAAAVQQQHPEHHHRNTETRPPSARSIMGSMGLGSRTILERDVTGTRQQQSMKPPPSYDITAHHHKPLHHDSYAHPGYSSASSCTATRYALPPPRPSHRLPHVKAAAGSLIAVGGRRVPVDKLHLLSIGDEPPVGQAAAEASLRGGPKSRSQQLSSPLRHVEGPSMRRVPKASLVTVTLAGTAGQEETAVPVAPGRHASAPANRHDAPFPESSASSNVSEAAPARVAVTGPSARRVPPAMATQRRCSSGGAAAGVASLNSALDGEGVRKSSELDVVAVLQFPKGQTMRFLTNLSPTALETAKSAVTRDRARSKRFTAGTATSVLASKTLLRSVEVGKTYLAHVYTQGSPHKSVSYEDVGVCVQLITSTSPLYTAQLGCMDGILLRKVDVFMHDEDRRQHERVLQQQTTAYIECERQFKFSNLPFQLESIYFTFDGSVCIIFYRVVGVANWPSSTCALYCHPNTSRVIRELQFHLNCRVFLKQC; from the coding sequence ATGACACCCAAGAGGCGGGCCTTgagtgcctgcgccgcggtTGCAGGGAACCCCGGAGACGACAGCGCCTTCCTCAGCATTTCGCGCACACCCGGACACAACGTCACTCATCACCCAGCGCTtagcagtggcagcagcggttgcaggccgatgcagcagcgccaacgcgGCTTGGCCGCACCGCACAGCACTGATAcctcggctgcagcagcgaccccAAATCAAGCTCGCCAGCGGCCGTCTCGTGTGGCGAGAGCAGCCCTCCTTGCCTCTCCGCTGTACGCGACTTCGGGTGGTGTGGGTACCGCAACCAGCATACGGACAAGCGACGTGCAGCCCGATAACGGGAGCGTCTCTCCACTACCATTGCAGTCATCTCTACTGTGCACCCCCAACAGAGATTCTCGgtcagccgccgctgcggcgacggtggcaacTGGCACCCGCGCCCCCCTCGACACGTCGACTTGTCTGGAGGAGATACCACTCTTCCTCAACTCGTTTGAGTCTAGCTCTGAGTCGCCGACGAGGGATGCGGTGGCAGTTGGGGGGTACAGTGCGACACAGACGACCCCATACCGCACGTACGACCTGCAGagggcggtggaggagatgcttCGAAACTGTCTTGACAGCTTCACCCCTGCCAAAGGGTCTGACAGGAATGAGGCCACGCCATACGGATCACGacgaggagcggcgcagtggcggcaggcAGCACCATTCAACGCGTATGCAGGGCTCGAATCGCTTTTCTCACCGTCTACCGTAGGCGCGGGAAGGCGAGACGGTTCGAGCATCTGGGCACCTGCGATGCCGGAGTGCACGCCGGATCGgctgacggtgctgcagggaGCATTCGCAGAGAGCGACGGTGAGGAGGTGTTGACGACGCCGCGGAGCGACCGTGCATCGTGTGGGATACCATCCGCGGGCGTGCGTCGAGATCCGATGGTGTActtctccactgctgcggtggcggttgtcgacagcagcgagagtCCGCGCGGGGTAAAACACGATAACGAGGTCGGTGTGGAGTCTATCGGCAACTTGagcagcggccgcggtggttgcggagctgctgctgagtccATGTCCCAACATtcgagcagcgcgcgcagcggTTTCGAGTATAACTGCCATGATGGCAGTTCCAGTGGACCCGACGTGCTCACCAtgcttgccgccgccgtccagcagcagcatcctgAGCACCACCATCGCAACACTGAAACGCGTCCCCCGAGTGCACGCAGCATAATGGGGAGCATGGGGCTGGGCTCCCGTACCATCTTGGAGCGCGATGTCACCGGTACcagacagcagcagtccaTGAAGCCGCCGCCCTCGTACGACATCACTGCGCACCACCATAAGCCGTTGCACCACGACAGTTACGCCCATCCTGGCTACTCCTCAGCGTCGTCGTGCACTGCCACCAGATACgcattgcctcctcctcgacccAGTCATCGCCTTCCCCACGTCAAGGCCGCTGCAGGGTCGCTCATCGCCGTTGGTGGCCGTCGCGTTCCAGTAGACAAATTGCACTTGCTTTCCATCGGCGACGAGCCCCCAGTCGGCCAGGCAGCCGCGGAGGCGTCTTTGCGCGGTGGTCCCAAGTCACGGTCGCAGCAGCTTTCTTCTCCGCTGCGTCATGTCGAAGGGCCATCGATGCGGCGGGTGCCAAAGGCGAGTCTGGTGACTGTGACTCTCGCCGGCACCGCAGGTCAGGAGGAgacagcggtgccggtggcacCGGGCCGTCACGCTTCTGCACCGGCTAACCGACATGACGCCCCATTCCCGGAATCCTCCGCTTCCTCAAACGTCTCGgaggcggcaccggcacGAGTTGCGGTCACCGGCCCATCTGCCCGTCGCGTTCCTCCTGCCATGGCGACACAGAGGCGTTGCagtagcggcggtgccgccgctggcgttGCGTCCTTGAACTCAGCGTTGGACGGAGAAGGCGTGCGGAAGAGTAGTGAGCTGGACGTTGTGGCGGTGTTGCAGTTTCCCAAGGGGCAGACGATGCGCTTCTTGACGAATTTGTCTCCTACTGCGCTGGAGACGGCAAAGAGCGCCGTCACCCGCGATCGTGCCAGGTCGAAGCGATTCACTGCCGGCACTGCAACCTCCGTGTTGGCGTCCAAGACACTGCTGAGGAGCGTTGAAGTGGGCAAGACGTACCTTGCGCACGTGTACACCCAGGGGAGCCCGCACAAAAGTGTATCCTATGAGGatgttggtgtgtgcgtgcaacTAATCACCTCCACTTCGCCGCTCTACACTGCGCAGCTCGGCTGTATGGATGGGATACTGCTTCGCAAGGTGGATGTTTTCATGCACGACGAAGACCGCCGGCAGCACgagcgcgtgctgcagcagcagacaacTGCGTACATCGAGTGCGAGCGTCAGTTCAAGTTCTCCAATCTGCCCTTTCAGCTTGAGTCCATCTACTTCACCTTCGACGGAAGCGTGTGCATCATCTTTTATCGTGTTGTCGGCGTGGCCAACTGGCCGTCGTCGACGTGCGCGTTGTACTGCCACCCGAACACGTCGCGTGTGATACGTGAGCTTCAGTTTCACCTGAACTGTCGCGTGTTTCTCAAACAGTGCTAA